In one window of Dyella thiooxydans DNA:
- a CDS encoding anhydro-N-acetylmuramic acid kinase produces the protein MDPADSLYLGLISGTSADGIDAALVSFDDGTPRLLLGLTHPWPEELRQQILGVAQGELPVDLDQLGRLDVAMGYGFAEAAKRVLDAAGVTPDRVRAIGSHGQTLRHRPTGRHPFTLQLGDASVIAEQCGIDVVADFRRADVAAGGQGAPLLPAMHAMLLGRPGEARVVLNLGGIANITCLGADGSVLGFDTGPANGLMDAWCARHRGEPFDRDGRFAGEGRTDEALLDTLLQDPYFALTPPKSTGREHFHLAWLDHQLAGHAVAPADVQATLLELSARSVADAIARHAPDTRRVLACGGGVHNRALMERLAVRLAPAALQSTASYGVDPDFLEAMAFAWLARQRLLGRPGNLPTVTGARGPRILGAIYSTSR, from the coding sequence GTGGACCCCGCGGATTCGCTTTATCTCGGCCTGATCTCCGGCACCAGCGCCGACGGCATCGATGCGGCGCTGGTGAGTTTCGACGACGGCACGCCGCGTCTTCTGCTCGGACTGACCCACCCGTGGCCGGAGGAACTGCGCCAGCAGATCCTTGGCGTCGCGCAGGGGGAACTCCCTGTGGACCTCGACCAGCTCGGGCGACTGGATGTCGCCATGGGCTACGGCTTCGCCGAGGCTGCGAAACGCGTGCTGGACGCGGCCGGCGTGACGCCCGATCGGGTCCGCGCGATCGGCTCGCATGGGCAGACCCTGCGGCATCGGCCGACCGGCAGGCATCCCTTCACCCTGCAGCTCGGCGACGCCAGCGTGATCGCCGAACAGTGCGGCATCGACGTCGTCGCCGACTTCCGTCGCGCCGATGTCGCCGCAGGTGGCCAGGGCGCGCCGCTGCTGCCGGCCATGCACGCCATGTTGCTCGGCCGGCCGGGGGAGGCCCGGGTGGTGCTCAACCTCGGCGGCATCGCCAACATCACCTGTCTCGGTGCCGACGGCAGCGTGCTCGGCTTCGATACCGGCCCTGCCAATGGGCTGATGGATGCCTGGTGCGCTCGGCATCGCGGCGAACCATTCGACCGGGACGGCCGTTTCGCCGGGGAAGGACGCACGGATGAGGCGCTGCTGGACACCCTGCTCCAGGATCCCTATTTCGCCCTGACACCGCCCAAGAGCACCGGCCGCGAACATTTCCATCTGGCCTGGCTCGATCACCAGCTGGCTGGACATGCGGTCGCACCCGCCGACGTACAGGCCACATTGCTGGAACTGTCCGCGCGCAGCGTCGCCGATGCGATCGCCCGGCATGCGCCCGACACCCGGCGCGTGCTGGCCTGCGGCGGCGGCGTGCACAACCGCGCACTGATGGAGCGCCTCGCCGTACGGCTGGCGCCGGCAGCGTTGCAAAGCACCGCCAGCTACGGCGTGGATCCGGACTTCCTGGAGGCGATGGCGTTTGCGTGGTTGGCGCGGCAGCGGCTGCTGGGACGGCCCGGCAACCTGCCCACGGTCACCGGCGCGCGCGGACCACGCATCCTCGGCGCCATCTACTCCACGTCCCGCTGA